In the genome of Cronobacter malonaticus LMG 23826, one region contains:
- a CDS encoding excisionase family protein, which produces MNEVIQLVPNKWVSEEVLMAITGLTKNAIKSAREKSWMEGKEYRHYSGDCQPKDNSPILYNRHEVDAWVERQRPAIPRQKSA; this is translated from the coding sequence ATGAATGAAGTGATTCAGCTTGTCCCCAACAAATGGGTATCCGAAGAAGTGCTGATGGCGATCACCGGACTGACGAAAAACGCCATTAAGTCAGCGCGAGAGAAGTCTTGGATGGAAGGTAAGGAGTACCGACACTACTCCGGCGACTGCCAGCCTAAGGACAACTCCCCTATCCTCTACAACCGGCATGAAGTCGACGCATGGGTTGAGCGTCAACGCCCAGCGATCCCCCGCCAGAAATCTGCTTAA
- the minD gene encoding septum site-determining protein MinD, translated as MARIIVVTSGKGGVGKTTSSAAIATGLAQKGKKTVVIDFDIGLRNLDLIMGCERRVVYDFVNVIQGDATLNQALIRDKRTESLYILPASQTRDKDALTREGVEKVLDELKKMEFDFIVCDSPAGIETGALMALYFADEAIITTNPEVSSVRDSDRILGILASKSRRAENGEEPIKEHLLLTRYNPGRVSKGDMLSMEDVLEILRIPLVGVIPEDQSVLRASNQGEPVILDATSDAGKAYADTVDRLMGEERPFRFIEEEKKGFLKRLFGG; from the coding sequence ATGGCACGCATTATTGTAGTTACATCAGGTAAAGGGGGCGTTGGCAAAACCACCTCCAGCGCGGCCATCGCTACGGGTCTGGCCCAGAAGGGAAAGAAGACCGTAGTTATCGATTTCGATATCGGCCTGCGTAACCTTGATCTCATCATGGGTTGTGAACGCCGTGTCGTCTACGATTTTGTGAACGTGATTCAGGGCGATGCCACGCTGAATCAGGCGCTTATCCGCGATAAACGCACCGAAAGCCTCTATATCCTGCCTGCGTCGCAGACCCGCGACAAAGACGCGCTGACCCGCGAAGGCGTGGAAAAGGTGCTGGATGAGCTGAAAAAGATGGAGTTCGACTTTATTGTCTGCGACTCCCCTGCCGGTATCGAAACCGGTGCGCTGATGGCGCTCTATTTTGCTGATGAAGCCATCATTACCACTAACCCGGAAGTCTCCTCCGTGCGCGACTCCGACCGTATCCTGGGCATCCTGGCTTCCAAATCGCGCCGCGCCGAGAATGGCGAAGAGCCGATTAAAGAGCATCTGCTGCTGACCCGCTACAACCCGGGCCGCGTCAGCAAAGGCGACATGCTCAGCATGGAAGATGTGCTGGAGATCCTGCGTATTCCTCTGGTGGGCGTCATCCCGGAAGACCAGTCTGTGCTTCGCGCCTCTAACCAGGGCGAGCCGGTCATTCTTGACGCCACATCCGATGCAGGCAAAGCCTACGCCGATACCGTTGATCGCCTGATGGGAGAAGAACGTCCTTTCCGCTTCATTGAAGAAGAGAAGAAAGGTTTCCTCAAACGCCTGTTCGGAGGATAA
- a CDS encoding single-stranded DNA-binding protein — protein MAINVITISGNVGKDAVLRVTPNGKHIANFSIPAKSGFGDNEKTSWLNCKMFGAMAEKLSASVVKGAKVTVSGEFLIEEWTRTDGTQAQTPTILVRDIDLPPRGAQHQESTPSQPVQRRQQAQPRPAQEAPPMDFDDSDIPF, from the coding sequence ATGGCAATTAACGTAATCACAATTTCAGGGAATGTTGGAAAGGACGCCGTTCTTCGCGTCACTCCTAACGGGAAGCATATTGCAAATTTCTCCATTCCTGCCAAGTCAGGTTTTGGGGATAACGAAAAAACCTCATGGCTTAACTGCAAGATGTTTGGCGCGATGGCTGAAAAGCTTTCCGCATCTGTGGTCAAAGGCGCAAAGGTCACCGTTTCCGGGGAATTCCTGATTGAAGAATGGACTCGTACTGATGGTACGCAGGCGCAAACACCGACAATTCTCGTGCGGGATATCGACCTGCCGCCGCGTGGAGCGCAACATCAGGAATCAACGCCTTCGCAGCCAGTTCAACGTCGGCAGCAGGCGCAGCCGCGACCAGCACAGGAAGCGCCTCCGATGGATTTTGATGACTCGGATATTCCTTTTTAG
- the fadD gene encoding long-chain-fatty-acid--CoA ligase FadD has translation MKKVWLNRYPADVPAEINPDRYHSLVDMFEQSCTRYADQPAFTNMGEEMTFRKLEERSRAFAAWLQQGLGLQKGDRVALMMPNLLQYPVALFGILRAGMIVVNVNPLYTPRELEHQLNDSGASAIVIVSNFAHTLEKVVEKTQVKHVILTRMGDQLSTAKGTLVNFVVKYVKRLVPKYHLPDAISFRSALHNGYRMQYIKPEVTPDDLAFLQYTGGTTGVAKGAMLTHRNMLANLEQVLGTYGPLLHRGKELVITALPLYHIFALTMNCLLFIELGGQNVLITNPRDIPGLVKELGKYPFTAMTGVNTLFNALLNNKEFHKLDFSSLHLSAGGGMPVHQAVAERWEKLTGQFLLEGYGLTECSPLVSVNPHDIDYHSGSIGLPVPSTEVKLIDDEGNEVAPGEPGELCIKGPQVMLGYWQRPDATDEILQDGWLRTGDIAVMDEEGFLRIVDRKKDMILVSGFNVYPNEIEDVVMQHSGVQEVAAVGIPSEASGELVKIFVVKKEASLTEEALITFCRRHLTGYKVPKQVEFRTELPKSNVGKILRRELRDEARRAGDNTA, from the coding sequence TTGAAGAAGGTTTGGCTTAACCGTTATCCGGCGGATGTTCCGGCGGAAATAAACCCGGACCGTTATCACTCCCTGGTGGATATGTTTGAGCAATCCTGCACACGCTACGCCGACCAGCCTGCCTTTACCAACATGGGCGAGGAGATGACCTTCCGCAAGCTGGAAGAGCGCAGCCGCGCCTTTGCTGCCTGGCTGCAACAGGGCCTCGGCCTGCAAAAAGGCGATCGCGTCGCGCTGATGATGCCGAACCTTCTGCAATATCCGGTGGCGCTGTTTGGCATTCTGCGCGCCGGAATGATCGTTGTGAACGTCAACCCGCTCTACACGCCGCGTGAGCTGGAACACCAGCTTAACGACAGCGGTGCCAGCGCCATCGTCATCGTTTCTAACTTTGCGCACACCCTCGAAAAAGTCGTCGAAAAGACCCAGGTGAAGCACGTCATTCTGACGCGCATGGGCGATCAGCTCTCCACCGCCAAAGGTACGCTGGTGAACTTTGTGGTGAAGTATGTAAAACGCCTGGTGCCGAAATATCACTTGCCGGACGCCATTTCGTTTCGCAGCGCGCTGCATAACGGCTACCGGATGCAGTACATCAAGCCGGAAGTGACACCAGACGATCTCGCTTTCCTGCAATACACCGGCGGCACTACGGGTGTGGCGAAAGGCGCGATGCTGACGCACCGCAATATGCTCGCCAATCTCGAACAAGTGCTTGGCACATATGGGCCGCTGCTGCATCGCGGGAAAGAGCTGGTCATCACCGCGCTGCCGCTGTACCACATTTTCGCGCTGACCATGAACTGCCTGCTGTTTATCGAACTCGGCGGCCAGAACGTGCTGATAACCAACCCGCGCGATATCCCGGGGCTGGTGAAAGAGCTTGGCAAATACCCGTTTACCGCGATGACCGGCGTGAATACGCTGTTTAACGCGCTGCTGAATAACAAAGAGTTCCACAAGCTCGATTTCTCCTCGCTGCACCTCTCGGCGGGCGGCGGGATGCCGGTGCATCAGGCGGTCGCGGAGCGCTGGGAAAAACTCACCGGCCAGTTCCTGCTGGAAGGCTACGGGCTTACCGAATGCTCGCCGCTGGTGAGCGTTAACCCGCACGATATCGACTACCACAGCGGCAGCATTGGCCTGCCGGTGCCATCCACCGAAGTCAAACTGATTGACGACGAAGGCAACGAAGTGGCACCCGGTGAGCCTGGCGAGCTGTGCATTAAAGGCCCGCAGGTGATGCTGGGCTACTGGCAGCGCCCGGACGCCACCGATGAGATCCTTCAAGACGGCTGGCTGCGCACCGGCGATATCGCGGTGATGGACGAAGAGGGTTTCCTGCGTATCGTCGATCGCAAGAAAGATATGATTCTGGTCTCCGGTTTTAACGTCTACCCGAATGAAATCGAAGATGTGGTAATGCAGCACAGCGGCGTGCAGGAAGTCGCGGCGGTGGGCATTCCGTCGGAAGCGAGCGGAGAGCTGGTGAAAATCTTCGTGGTGAAGAAAGAGGCGTCGCTTACGGAAGAAGCGCTGATTACCTTCTGTCGCCGTCACCTGACGGGTTATAAGGTGCCGAAACAGGTGGAATTTCGCACCGAGCTGCCAAAATCCAACGTCGGGAAAATTTTACGACGAGAACTACGTGACGAAGCGCGCCGGGCGGGCGACAATACCGCCTGA
- a CDS encoding DUF2737 family protein, translating to MSRDQANYLTVTVGGKSDRKHTPMPSREELMKRNSFGSVNNNRYLNRWFGAKK from the coding sequence ATGTCCAGAGACCAGGCAAATTATTTAACCGTCACGGTCGGCGGTAAGTCTGACCGCAAACACACTCCGATGCCGAGCCGCGAAGAATTGATGAAGCGCAACAGCTTCGGCTCTGTGAATAACAACCGCTATCTGAATCGCTGGTTTGGAGCGAAGAAATGA
- the rnd gene encoding ribonuclease D, whose translation MNYQMITTNDALATLCETARTQRALALDTEFVRTRTYYPQLGLIQLYDGENVALIDPLTITDWAPFQALLQDQNVTKFLHAGSEDLEVFQNAFGMMPDPFIDTQVLASFVGHPLSCGFATLVEHHTGVVLDKSESRTDWLARPLTERQCDYAAADVWYLLPIAHKLMEQVREAGWLTAAINECRLMTQRRGEVLDPDEAWREITNAWQLRPRQLACLKLLAGWRLRKARERDMAVNFVVREENLWKVARHMPGSLGELDGMGLSGSEIRFHGKTLLALVAEAQALPEDALPEPLSNLVDMPGYRKVFKEIKALVQETSEAHKISAELMASRRQINQLLNWHWKLKPQNQLPELISGWRGELLGDALKKLLQHY comes from the coding sequence TTGAATTACCAGATGATTACCACCAATGACGCGCTGGCGACGCTGTGCGAAACCGCACGCACGCAGCGCGCTCTGGCGCTGGACACCGAATTTGTCCGTACCCGTACTTACTACCCGCAGCTGGGGCTCATCCAGCTGTATGACGGCGAAAACGTCGCGCTTATCGATCCGCTGACCATCACCGACTGGGCGCCGTTTCAGGCGCTGTTGCAGGATCAAAACGTCACCAAGTTTCTCCACGCGGGCAGCGAAGATCTGGAAGTGTTCCAGAACGCGTTCGGCATGATGCCCGATCCGTTTATCGACACTCAGGTGCTGGCCTCGTTTGTCGGCCATCCGCTCTCCTGCGGTTTCGCGACGCTGGTAGAGCATCACACCGGCGTGGTGCTGGATAAAAGCGAGTCGCGCACCGACTGGCTGGCGCGTCCGCTAACCGAGCGCCAGTGCGATTACGCGGCGGCGGATGTCTGGTATCTGCTGCCTATAGCCCACAAACTGATGGAACAGGTGCGTGAAGCCGGCTGGCTGACCGCCGCCATTAACGAATGCCGCCTGATGACCCAGCGCCGCGGCGAGGTGCTCGATCCTGACGAGGCGTGGCGTGAAATCACTAACGCCTGGCAGTTGCGCCCACGTCAGCTCGCGTGCCTGAAGCTGCTGGCCGGCTGGCGTCTGCGTAAAGCGCGCGAGCGCGATATGGCGGTAAATTTCGTGGTGCGCGAAGAAAACCTCTGGAAGGTGGCGCGCCATATGCCTGGCTCGCTTGGTGAGCTTGACGGCATGGGGCTTTCCGGCAGCGAAATCCGCTTCCACGGCAAGACGCTGCTGGCGCTGGTCGCCGAGGCGCAGGCGCTGCCGGAAGACGCGCTGCCGGAGCCGCTCTCGAATCTGGTCGATATGCCGGGCTATCGCAAGGTGTTCAAAGAGATCAAAGCGCTGGTGCAGGAGACGAGCGAGGCGCACAAGATCAGCGCCGAGCTGATGGCGTCGCGCCGCCAGATTAACCAGTTGCTGAACTGGCACTGGAAGCTGAAACCGCAGAATCAGCTACCGGAATTAATCAGCGGCTGGCGCGGCGAGTTATTAGGCGATGCGTTAAAAAAGCTACTGCAACATTATTAA
- a CDS encoding Slp family lipoprotein — translation MVVQQSMMRSGLLALGVLLVSGCVSVPDAIKGTSPTPQQDLVRVMNAPELYIGQEARFGGRVVNVDNEKGKTRLEIATLPLDSAARPLLGQPSRGRIFADVGGFLDPVDFRNQLVTVVGPITGTAEGKIGASPYKFMVMQVNGFKRWRVTQQVVMPPQPIDPWMWGPRPGWGYGYGPWGWYNPGPAQVQTVVTE, via the coding sequence ATGGTGGTTCAACAATCAATGATGCGCAGTGGGCTTCTGGCGCTGGGCGTTTTGCTCGTCAGTGGGTGTGTCAGCGTTCCCGACGCGATTAAAGGCACCAGCCCGACGCCGCAGCAGGATCTGGTGCGCGTGATGAACGCGCCGGAGCTTTATATCGGCCAGGAGGCGCGCTTCGGCGGGCGAGTGGTGAATGTCGATAACGAGAAGGGCAAAACCCGCCTGGAGATAGCCACGCTGCCGCTCGACAGCGCGGCGCGGCCGCTGCTTGGCCAGCCCTCACGCGGACGCATCTTTGCCGACGTTGGCGGCTTTCTCGACCCGGTGGACTTCCGTAATCAGCTCGTTACGGTGGTCGGCCCCATTACCGGTACAGCGGAAGGAAAAATCGGCGCGAGCCCGTATAAATTCATGGTAATGCAGGTGAACGGCTTTAAGCGCTGGCGCGTGACGCAGCAGGTGGTCATGCCGCCGCAGCCCATCGATCCGTGGATGTGGGGGCCGCGTCCCGGCTGGGGTTATGGCTATGGCCCGTGGGGCTGGTATAATCCCGGCCCGGCTCAGGTTCAGACCGTAGTAACTGAGTAA
- a CDS encoding tyrosine-type recombinase/integrase, translating to MTKYPTGVENHGGTLRIWFIYKGARVRENLGVPDTPKNRKMAGELRTSIGYEIKTGTFNYAARFPSSPNLKRFGFVRQGVTLGELAARWLELKKMEITKNAHLRYVSYITIATDILGASRTVSSLNNEDMLRLRKELLTGNQIVSNHQKSRLSKKGRTVRTVNVYMSTMGSMMRFAELNGYIDKSPMTGIDPLRKSRSEPEPLTKDEYERLLMACPSEQIKNLWILAINTGMRHGEICALAWEDIDMVNWTITVSRNMAIKDHFTPPKTDSGNRVINLTLPAIEALKSQMAYTRMGKQHHIEVNLREFGRTRMDLCTFVFVPRLTARNGKGGDWYAPGSFGATWNEILKRAKIKHRKAYESRHTYACWALSAGANPNFIASQMGHNSAQMVYSVYGKWMNDNNVDQMSILNANFGGNAPQMPQAVNQK from the coding sequence ATGACGAAGTATCCAACAGGAGTGGAGAATCACGGCGGAACACTGCGGATATGGTTCATCTATAAGGGCGCCAGGGTAAGGGAAAACCTCGGCGTCCCTGATACACCAAAAAACAGGAAAATGGCCGGAGAGTTAAGGACCTCAATCGGCTATGAGATTAAGACCGGCACGTTTAACTACGCAGCCCGCTTTCCATCGTCGCCTAACCTCAAGCGATTCGGTTTTGTGAGGCAGGGTGTGACGCTGGGCGAGCTTGCTGCGCGATGGCTGGAACTTAAGAAAATGGAGATAACAAAAAATGCTCATCTTAGATACGTATCATATATAACCATCGCTACAGATATTCTTGGGGCATCACGTACTGTTTCCAGCCTTAATAATGAGGACATGCTTAGACTAAGAAAGGAGTTGCTTACAGGAAACCAAATTGTCAGCAACCACCAAAAGTCACGCCTTTCCAAAAAGGGAAGAACAGTGAGGACTGTAAATGTCTATATGTCAACGATGGGCAGCATGATGAGGTTTGCGGAGCTTAATGGCTACATAGATAAATCGCCAATGACAGGTATTGATCCGCTCAGAAAGAGCAGGTCCGAACCGGAGCCACTTACGAAGGATGAGTATGAGCGTCTACTGATGGCTTGCCCTTCCGAGCAAATAAAGAACCTGTGGATTCTGGCAATCAATACCGGCATGCGGCACGGAGAAATATGCGCACTAGCCTGGGAAGATATCGACATGGTCAACTGGACAATAACGGTGTCGAGGAATATGGCAATTAAGGATCACTTTACGCCGCCTAAAACGGATTCAGGCAATAGGGTGATAAACCTGACTCTCCCGGCGATAGAGGCTCTAAAAAGCCAAATGGCATACACAAGGATGGGCAAGCAGCACCACATAGAAGTTAATTTGAGGGAATTTGGCAGGACACGGATGGACTTATGCACATTCGTATTTGTGCCGCGGCTAACAGCAAGAAATGGGAAAGGTGGTGACTGGTATGCCCCTGGCTCTTTCGGTGCCACCTGGAATGAAATTTTGAAGCGCGCGAAGATTAAGCACAGGAAGGCGTATGAGTCTCGACACACATACGCTTGCTGGGCATTAAGTGCCGGGGCCAACCCTAACTTCATAGCATCTCAGATGGGTCACAATTCAGCGCAGATGGTTTACAGCGTTTACGGGAAATGGATGAACGATAACAATGTGGATCAAATGAGCATACTGAACGCTAATTTTGGAGGAAATGCCCCACAGATGCCCCAGGCAGTAAATCAGAAGTAA
- a CDS encoding fumarylacetoacetate hydrolase family protein yields the protein MYQHHHWQGALLDYPVSKVVCVGSNYTKHIQEMGSATPEEPVLFIKPETALCDLRQPLVLPQGLGSVHHEVELAVLIGATLRQASEEHVAKAIAGYGVALDLTLRDIQGKMKKAGQPWEKAKAFDNSCPISGFIPAGEFTGDPQNTSLSLCINGEVRQSGNTADMIHKIVPLIAYMSRFFTLRAGDVILTGTPEGVGPLNSGDALEITFDNHSLSTRVL from the coding sequence ATGTACCAACATCATCACTGGCAGGGCGCGCTGCTTGATTATCCTGTCAGCAAAGTGGTTTGCGTCGGCAGCAACTACACGAAGCATATTCAGGAGATGGGCAGCGCCACGCCGGAAGAGCCGGTGCTCTTCATTAAGCCGGAAACCGCGCTGTGCGATCTGCGCCAGCCGCTTGTGCTGCCGCAGGGACTTGGCTCGGTGCATCATGAAGTGGAGCTGGCGGTGCTGATTGGCGCAACGCTGCGTCAGGCGAGCGAAGAGCATGTCGCCAAAGCGATTGCCGGTTATGGGGTTGCGCTCGATCTCACGCTTCGCGATATTCAGGGCAAAATGAAAAAAGCCGGACAGCCGTGGGAGAAGGCGAAAGCGTTTGATAATTCCTGCCCGATCTCCGGGTTTATTCCGGCAGGGGAGTTTACCGGCGATCCGCAAAACACGTCGCTCAGCCTGTGTATTAACGGCGAGGTGCGCCAGAGCGGCAATACCGCCGATATGATCCATAAGATCGTGCCGCTTATCGCCTATATGAGCCGCTTTTTCACGCTGCGCGCAGGCGATGTGATCCTGACCGGCACGCCGGAAGGCGTCGGCCCGCTCAACAGCGGCGACGCGCTGGAAATCACCTTTGACAATCACTCGCTCTCGACGCGCGTTCTGTAA
- a CDS encoding YcgN family cysteine cluster protein, with protein sequence MTETPFWQRKTLDEMSDAEWESLCDGCGQCCLHKLMDEDTDEIYFTNVACRQLNIKTCQCRNYERRFEYEPDCIKLTRENLPTFEWLPPTCAYRLLAEGKNLPLWHPLRTGSKAAMHAERISVRHIAVKESEVRDWQAHILNKPDWAD encoded by the coding sequence ATGACCGAAACGCCTTTCTGGCAGCGTAAAACCCTGGATGAGATGAGCGACGCCGAGTGGGAATCGCTCTGCGACGGGTGTGGTCAGTGCTGCCTGCATAAGCTGATGGATGAAGACACCGACGAAATCTATTTCACCAACGTCGCCTGCCGTCAGCTTAATATCAAAACCTGCCAGTGTCGCAACTATGAACGGCGCTTTGAATATGAACCGGACTGCATCAAGCTGACCCGTGAAAACCTGCCTACATTTGAGTGGCTACCGCCGACCTGCGCGTACCGTCTGCTGGCCGAAGGGAAAAACCTGCCGCTGTGGCATCCGCTGCGTACCGGCTCCAAAGCCGCGATGCACGCCGAACGTATTTCGGTGCGTCATATTGCCGTTAAAGAATCGGAAGTGCGCGACTGGCAAGCCCATATTTTAAACAAACCGGATTGGGCAGATTGA
- the minC gene encoding septum site-determining protein MinC: MSNTPIELKGSSFTLSVVHLHDAHPEVIRKALEEKIAQAPAFLKNAPVVVNVAGLDGSINWQQLHQTFIDSGLHLVGISGCQDDALKAEISRAGLALLTEGKASAPRAAKPAEAPVPPAPTAALRTRLIDLPVRSGQRIYAPGADLVVTSHVSAGAELIADGNIHVYGTMRGRALAGASGDKEAQIFSTNLAAELVSIAGVYWLSDQIPAEFYNKAARLRLADGALTVQPLN; this comes from the coding sequence ATGTCAAACACGCCCATCGAGCTAAAAGGCAGTAGTTTCACTTTATCAGTGGTTCATTTGCATGATGCTCACCCTGAGGTTATTCGCAAGGCGCTTGAAGAAAAAATTGCTCAGGCGCCGGCCTTTCTCAAAAATGCGCCGGTGGTGGTGAATGTTGCGGGGCTTGATGGGTCGATAAACTGGCAGCAACTGCATCAGACATTTATCGACAGCGGGCTGCATCTGGTCGGCATCAGCGGCTGTCAGGATGACGCGCTGAAAGCGGAAATTTCGCGTGCGGGCCTGGCGCTGCTCACCGAAGGAAAGGCCAGCGCACCACGCGCTGCAAAGCCTGCTGAAGCGCCAGTTCCGCCAGCCCCCACGGCTGCGCTACGCACCCGGTTAATCGATCTGCCGGTGCGTTCCGGCCAGCGGATCTACGCGCCGGGCGCCGATCTGGTGGTCACAAGCCACGTTAGCGCGGGCGCGGAGCTTATCGCCGACGGCAATATTCACGTCTACGGCACCATGCGCGGGCGCGCCCTCGCAGGCGCCAGCGGCGATAAAGAAGCACAAATATTTTCAACGAATCTCGCGGCGGAGCTGGTTTCCATCGCCGGGGTTTACTGGCTGAGCGATCAAATCCCGGCCGAGTTTTACAACAAAGCGGCACGCCTGCGACTGGCCGACGGCGCGCTGACGGTTCAACCATTAAATTAA
- the tsaB gene encoding tRNA (adenosine(37)-N6)-threonylcarbamoyltransferase complex dimerization subunit type 1 TsaB: MRILAIDTATEACSVALWDNGKTSALFELCPREHTQRILPMVSEILTESGVALSAMDALAFGRGPGSFTGVRIGIGIAQGLALGAELPMVGVSTLMTMAQGAWRVSGATRVLAAIDARMGEVYWAEYQCDEQGVWHGEETEAVLKPEAVTERLKALDGEWATVGTGWQAWPDMANGSGLTLTDGQITLPAAEDMLPLACRLFEQQRVVAVEHAEPVYLRNEVAWKKLPGRE, from the coding sequence ATGCGAATTCTGGCTATTGATACCGCCACCGAGGCCTGTTCCGTCGCCTTGTGGGACAACGGTAAAACGTCCGCCCTTTTTGAACTCTGCCCGCGCGAGCACACCCAGCGTATTCTGCCGATGGTCAGTGAGATCCTCACCGAAAGCGGCGTTGCGCTGTCGGCGATGGACGCGCTAGCCTTTGGCCGCGGGCCGGGAAGCTTTACCGGCGTGCGAATCGGCATCGGCATCGCGCAGGGGCTGGCGCTCGGCGCAGAACTGCCGATGGTCGGCGTATCGACGCTGATGACCATGGCGCAGGGCGCATGGCGCGTCAGCGGCGCGACCCGCGTGCTGGCGGCTATCGACGCGCGCATGGGCGAAGTCTACTGGGCCGAGTACCAGTGCGATGAGCAGGGCGTCTGGCACGGCGAAGAGACCGAAGCGGTGCTCAAACCTGAAGCCGTCACGGAGCGCCTGAAAGCGCTTGACGGCGAGTGGGCGACGGTCGGCACCGGCTGGCAGGCGTGGCCGGATATGGCGAACGGCAGCGGGCTTACGCTCACCGACGGGCAGATAACGCTCCCGGCAGCGGAAGATATGTTGCCGCTGGCGTGCCGGTTGTTCGAACAACAGCGCGTTGTTGCGGTCGAACATGCAGAACCGGTCTATCTGCGCAACGAAGTGGCGTGGAAAAAACTGCCAGGCCGGGAATAA
- a CDS encoding class I SAM-dependent methyltransferase, producing MTDLSILDMCCGSRMFWFDKQDERAIFSDIRAERHTLCDGRSLVISPDVVADFRALPFSDASFPVVVFDPPHLERVGDNAWMGKKYGKLNRETWRDDLRTGFEEAFRVLRPHGVLIFKWNETQIPVRRILELTDEKPAIWQRTGKSDKTHWIIFVKGGAA from the coding sequence ATGACAGATTTATCCATTCTCGACATGTGCTGCGGCTCCCGTATGTTCTGGTTCGATAAACAGGACGAGCGAGCGATTTTCAGCGATATCCGCGCTGAGCGGCACACCCTCTGCGACGGCCGGAGTCTTGTTATCAGTCCAGACGTAGTTGCCGATTTCCGCGCGCTGCCATTCTCTGATGCTTCATTCCCTGTTGTAGTTTTTGATCCGCCACACCTTGAGCGTGTCGGTGATAACGCCTGGATGGGGAAAAAATACGGAAAATTAAACCGGGAAACTTGGCGTGATGACCTGCGCACCGGGTTCGAAGAGGCATTTCGCGTATTGCGGCCACACGGCGTGCTCATTTTCAAATGGAACGAAACACAGATACCTGTTCGCCGTATTTTGGAACTCACAGACGAGAAGCCAGCTATCTGGCAACGAACGGGCAAATCCGACAAAACGCACTGGATTATTTTTGTTAAAGGCGGTGCCGCATGA
- the minE gene encoding cell division topological specificity factor MinE, with translation MALLDFFLSRKKNTASIAKERLQIIVAERRRSDAEPHYLPQLKRDILEVICKYVQIDPEMVTVQLEQKGDDISILELNVTLPEAEETK, from the coding sequence ATGGCATTACTCGACTTTTTTCTCTCCAGAAAAAAGAACACCGCCAGTATCGCCAAAGAGCGCTTACAAATTATTGTTGCTGAGCGTCGTCGTAGCGATGCTGAACCGCATTATTTACCGCAGCTGAAGCGGGATATTCTGGAAGTGATTTGCAAATACGTTCAGATTGATCCGGAAATGGTCACCGTTCAGCTGGAACAAAAAGGCGACGATATTTCGATTCTCGAACTTAACGTCACTTTACCGGAAGCGGAAGAGACGAAATAA
- a CDS encoding YcgL domain-containing protein, whose product MFCVIYRSARREQTYLYVEKKDDFSRVPEELLASFGQPIMTMMLPLDGRKKLANADLEKVKQALKDQGYYLQIPPPPENLLKQHLESLGKK is encoded by the coding sequence ATGTTTTGTGTGATCTATCGAAGCGCGCGTCGCGAACAAACTTATCTTTATGTTGAAAAAAAAGACGATTTTTCGCGAGTGCCGGAAGAATTGCTGGCCAGTTTCGGGCAGCCAATTATGACCATGATGCTTCCGCTGGATGGTCGTAAAAAATTAGCCAACGCCGATCTCGAAAAAGTGAAACAGGCGCTAAAAGATCAGGGCTATTATTTACAGATCCCGCCGCCGCCGGAAAATTTGCTTAAACAGCATCTCGAATCGCTCGGTAAAAAATAG